In one Watersipora subatra chromosome 6, tzWatSuba1.1, whole genome shotgun sequence genomic region, the following are encoded:
- the LOC137398578 gene encoding uncharacterized protein isoform X3 translates to MSGKTSLTRSLQSKSRELTNRSETNMLDEATKVFQIEGVQLDNSYAKMIDHGGHEVYHITYRYILKERNIPLIVVNLNTFKSLAEKEGEKAAAKELCWQWLSHIYLACPSLVESPLLVLTHSDKVSDSELQSYKECLFTYSKQLRDEMLEVEQLPSRAKKQVLHEIKFLSNKGSDIFSEQNTFVFGKDTHEIEALRKTLDERCTKHKVSLPQKWYEMCDFVENSLEKPVVELSEIHARYHGERSLHILRYLHNIGDVLWFQSVESLKSYIFRDIPAVTEMFSILFHHQSDRLWKERAQNFHEFDFKGRPISYALYQQFVKNFTRNGILDEALLNNLLKSESKFQPKIAIELLKIFWIVQGPIILNAEKKINGYAIPYFAKESIGETWKKEKRIQLRLIIEMRGLPLPKYGFQLMTVAVLNKLSNDINTQKVMANGAIVNHNGLKLHLVHDVRRQKATLQVASDEVDFGGLWEQLGEATRSILKLLSTVWPASQPDIRVFCGHCLLLRETKPEDFVNPDWFCPEGDTLTVKHYSGVLKLVCEKNEEQNVPSALMRPCHELNEEKRRIIKEYLANVTPAATAHPVPSVSRLATERHTIPVQPQQQDDESSDSELSDTLEILDHASDELTVKICDKSSVKDLFHSDEVYRMSTMRGRCLLINNITFTYPDGTSDTREGSALDGQRILFLFHQLGFFCFSEENLSGQHMLEVIRNETGRQADENYGMFVLVIMSHGSETGISGTDGTMVQRTDINNALSAQNFPVMARKPKLVIIQACLGGLQDRVIPDPQPATSSAHSGSYLASVSGLPTNEVPFCSATTLPTPSRSITSSVRMHPLRSHAVLDTDDLLIWEASFRGHMAYRHHRYGSWFITAVVESLSKHACHRDLKTLFERQIRKKVRKRSIQHGEGQQPDMSCTLQKDLFLFPGYNPPDSE, encoded by the exons ATGTCAGGGAAAACAAGCCTGACTAGATCTCTGCAGTCAAAAAGTCGTGAACTCACAAACCGCTCCGAGACCAACATGCTAGATGAAGCAACAAAAGTATTTCAAATAGAAGGAGTACAGCTAGACAATTCCTACGCCAAAATGATTGACCACGGAGGACATGAAGTATATCATATTACCTATCGGTACATTCTAAAGGAACGCAATATTCCATTGATCGTGGTTAATTTGAATACATTTAAATCTTTGGCTGAAAAAGAGGGAGAAAAAGCAGCAGCCAAAGAACTTTGCTGGCAGTGGTTGTCTCACATCTATCTTGCATGTCCCTCGTTAGTAGAGTCTCCACTTTTAGTTCTCACTCACTCTGATAAAGTTTCAGATTCAGAGCTACAGAGTTACAAAGAGTGTCTGTTCACTTATTCTAAGCAACTCCGAGATGAAATGTTGGAGGTTGAGCAGCTACCAAGTAGAGCAAAGAAGCAGGTTCTTCatgaaatcaaatttttgtCAAACAAGGGCTCTGACATATTCAGTGAGCAGAATACATTTGTGTTTGGCAAAGACACACATGAAATAGAAGCTCTTAGAAAAACTCTGGATGAGCGCTGCACGAAACACAAGGTTTCTTTACCGCAGAAATGGTATGAAATGTGCGACTTTGTTGAAAATAGTTTGGAAAAACCTGTTGTTGAACTGTCAGAAATTCATGCTAGATATCATGGAGAGAGGTCATTGCATATTTTGCGCTATTTGCATAACATAGGAGATGTTCTGTGGTTTCAGTCAGTAGAGTCTTTAAAAAGTTACATATTCCGTGACATCCCAGCAGTGACTGAAATGTTTTCAATTCTCTTTCATCACCAGTCAGACCGTCTTTGGAAAGAAAGAGCTCAGAATTTTCATGAATTTGATTTTAAAGGGAGACCTATCAGTTATGCTTTGTAtcaacagtttgtcaaaaacttcACTCGAAATGGCATCCTTGATGAGGCACTATTAAACAATCTCCTCAAAAGTGAATCAAAGTTTCAACCTAAAATTGCCATTGagctgttaaaaatattttggattGTACAAGGTCCCATTATATTGAATGCTGAAAAGAAGATAAACGGATATGCAATACCATACTTTGCAAAGGAAAGCATAGGAGAGACatggaaaaaagagaaaaggatTCAGTTACGGCTCATTATCGAAATGAGAGGACTTCCACTTCCCAAATATGGGTTTCAATTGATGACAGTAGCTGTACTAAATAAACTCTCAAATGACATAAACACTCAGAAAGTCATGGCGAATGGAGCAATAGTAAACCATAATGGGTTGAAACTACATTTAGTTCATGATGTCCGTCGGCAAAAAGCTACCTTGCAAGTTGCCTCTGATGAAGTTGATTTTGGAGGTCTTTGGGAACAACTTGGAGAAGCAACTAGAAGCATCTTGAAACTTCTTTCAACTGTTTGGCCTGCAAGTCAACCAGATATTCGCGTTTTCTGTGGTCATTGCCTATTGTTGAGAGAGACAAAGCCTGAGGATTTTGTCAATCCAGATTGGTTCTGTCCAGAGGGTGATACGCTGACAGTGAAACACTATTCTGGAGTGCTGAAGTTAGTTTGTGAAAAGAATGAGGAGCAAAATGTACCATCAGCTCTCATGAGACCTT GTCATGAGCTCAATGAAGAAAAAAGACGCATTATAAAGGAATATCTGGCCAATGTGACACCAGCAG ccACAGCGCATCCTGTACCTTCTGTTTCGCGGCTAGCTACAGAACGGCATACAATTCCTGTTCAACCGcaacaacaagatgatgaatcAAGTGACAGCGAGCTCTCTGACACGCTGGAGATATTAGACCATGCTTCCGATGAACTGACAGTTAAAATCTGTGACAAATCTTCTGTCAAAGATCTCTTTCACTCGGATGAG GTTTACAGAATGAGCACCATGAGAGGACGTTGCCTTCTTATTAACAACATTACCTTCACATATCCTGATGGAACTTCAGATACCAGGGAAGGTTCTGCTTTGGATGGTCAGAGAATCTTGTTTCTGTTTCATCAACTCGGATTTTTTTGCTTTAGTGAGGAAAATCTCTCTGGTCAG CACATGTTGGAAGTTATCAGAAATGAGACAGGGAGACAGGCGGATGAAAACTATGGGATGTTTGTTTTGGTCATCATGAGTCATGGTTCTGAGACAGGCATATCTGGAACTGATGGAACAATGGTACAGAGAACAGACATTAATAATGCCTTATCAGCTCAGAATTTTCCAGTAATGGCCAGGAAACCAAAACTTGTTATTATTCAGGCATGCCTCGGAG GATTACAAGACAGAGTGATTCCAGACCCACAACCTGCCACTTCATCAGCCCATTCAGGTTCTTATCTGGCATCAGTGTCTGGTTTGCCTACAAATGAGGTTCCTTTTTGCTCAGCCACGACTCTACCAACACCTTCAAGGTCAATCACATCTTCAGTTCGGATGCACCCACTGAGGTCTCATGCAGTCTTAGACACTGATGACCTGCTAATATGGGAAGCCAGTTTTCGTG GTCATATGGCATATAGACATCATCGATATGGTTCCTGGTTTATTACTGCTGTTGTTGAGTCTCTTTCCAAACATGCCTGCCATCGAGACCTCAAGACTCTGTTTGAGAGACAG ATTAGGAAGAAAGTGAGAAAGCGAAGCATACAACATGGAGAAGGTCAACAACCAGATATGAGCTGCACTCTTCAAAAGGATCTCTTCTTGTTCCCTGGATACAATCCACCTGACTCTGAATAA
- the LOC137398578 gene encoding malignant fibrous histiocytoma-amplified sequence 1 homolog isoform X1: protein MQNLQTLNISGNQNLTKIDEKILSLEHLTDLNCDRCFNLVSPPYGVCQQNLSAITSFFKDLASEQEVELTIVPVLVVGHSMSGKTSLTRSLQSKSRELTNRSETNMLDEATKVFQIEGVQLDNSYAKMIDHGGHEVYHITYRYILKERNIPLIVVNLNTFKSLAEKEGEKAAAKELCWQWLSHIYLACPSLVESPLLVLTHSDKVSDSELQSYKECLFTYSKQLRDEMLEVEQLPSRAKKQVLHEIKFLSNKGSDIFSEQNTFVFGKDTHEIEALRKTLDERCTKHKVSLPQKWYEMCDFVENSLEKPVVELSEIHARYHGERSLHILRYLHNIGDVLWFQSVESLKSYIFRDIPAVTEMFSILFHHQSDRLWKERAQNFHEFDFKGRPISYALYQQFVKNFTRNGILDEALLNNLLKSESKFQPKIAIELLKIFWIVQGPIILNAEKKINGYAIPYFAKESIGETWKKEKRIQLRLIIEMRGLPLPKYGFQLMTVAVLNKLSNDINTQKVMANGAIVNHNGLKLHLVHDVRRQKATLQVASDEVDFGGLWEQLGEATRSILKLLSTVWPASQPDIRVFCGHCLLLRETKPEDFVNPDWFCPEGDTLTVKHYSGVLKLVCEKNEEQNVPSALMRPCHELNEEKRRIIKEYLANVTPAATAHPVPSVSRLATERHTIPVQPQQQDDESSDSELSDTLEILDHASDELTVKICDKSSVKDLFHSDEVYRMSTMRGRCLLINNITFTYPDGTSDTREGSALDGQRILFLFHQLGFFCFSEENLSGQHMLEVIRNETGRQADENYGMFVLVIMSHGSETGISGTDGTMVQRTDINNALSAQNFPVMARKPKLVIIQACLGGLQDRVIPDPQPATSSAHSGSYLASVSGLPTNEVPFCSATTLPTPSRSITSSVRMHPLRSHAVLDTDDLLIWEASFRGHMAYRHHRYGSWFITAVVESLSKHACHRDLKTLFERQIRKKVRKRSIQHGEGQQPDMSCTLQKDLFLFPGYNPPDSE, encoded by the exons ATGCAGAACTTGCAAACACTAAACATCTCTGGCAACCAAAACTTGACCAAGATTGATGAAAAGATTTTAAGTCTCGAACATCTCACCGATCTGAATTGTGATCGCTGCTTTAATCTAGTTTCTCCTCCTTATGGTGTTTGTCAGCAAAATTTATCAGCAATTACATCATTTTTTAAAGACCTTGCATCAGAACAAGAGGTTGAACTAACAATTGTTCCAGTTTTGGTAGTTGGCCACTCGATGTCAGGGAAAACAAGCCTGACTAGATCTCTGCAGTCAAAAAGTCGTGAACTCACAAACCGCTCCGAGACCAACATGCTAGATGAAGCAACAAAAGTATTTCAAATAGAAGGAGTACAGCTAGACAATTCCTACGCCAAAATGATTGACCACGGAGGACATGAAGTATATCATATTACCTATCGGTACATTCTAAAGGAACGCAATATTCCATTGATCGTGGTTAATTTGAATACATTTAAATCTTTGGCTGAAAAAGAGGGAGAAAAAGCAGCAGCCAAAGAACTTTGCTGGCAGTGGTTGTCTCACATCTATCTTGCATGTCCCTCGTTAGTAGAGTCTCCACTTTTAGTTCTCACTCACTCTGATAAAGTTTCAGATTCAGAGCTACAGAGTTACAAAGAGTGTCTGTTCACTTATTCTAAGCAACTCCGAGATGAAATGTTGGAGGTTGAGCAGCTACCAAGTAGAGCAAAGAAGCAGGTTCTTCatgaaatcaaatttttgtCAAACAAGGGCTCTGACATATTCAGTGAGCAGAATACATTTGTGTTTGGCAAAGACACACATGAAATAGAAGCTCTTAGAAAAACTCTGGATGAGCGCTGCACGAAACACAAGGTTTCTTTACCGCAGAAATGGTATGAAATGTGCGACTTTGTTGAAAATAGTTTGGAAAAACCTGTTGTTGAACTGTCAGAAATTCATGCTAGATATCATGGAGAGAGGTCATTGCATATTTTGCGCTATTTGCATAACATAGGAGATGTTCTGTGGTTTCAGTCAGTAGAGTCTTTAAAAAGTTACATATTCCGTGACATCCCAGCAGTGACTGAAATGTTTTCAATTCTCTTTCATCACCAGTCAGACCGTCTTTGGAAAGAAAGAGCTCAGAATTTTCATGAATTTGATTTTAAAGGGAGACCTATCAGTTATGCTTTGTAtcaacagtttgtcaaaaacttcACTCGAAATGGCATCCTTGATGAGGCACTATTAAACAATCTCCTCAAAAGTGAATCAAAGTTTCAACCTAAAATTGCCATTGagctgttaaaaatattttggattGTACAAGGTCCCATTATATTGAATGCTGAAAAGAAGATAAACGGATATGCAATACCATACTTTGCAAAGGAAAGCATAGGAGAGACatggaaaaaagagaaaaggatTCAGTTACGGCTCATTATCGAAATGAGAGGACTTCCACTTCCCAAATATGGGTTTCAATTGATGACAGTAGCTGTACTAAATAAACTCTCAAATGACATAAACACTCAGAAAGTCATGGCGAATGGAGCAATAGTAAACCATAATGGGTTGAAACTACATTTAGTTCATGATGTCCGTCGGCAAAAAGCTACCTTGCAAGTTGCCTCTGATGAAGTTGATTTTGGAGGTCTTTGGGAACAACTTGGAGAAGCAACTAGAAGCATCTTGAAACTTCTTTCAACTGTTTGGCCTGCAAGTCAACCAGATATTCGCGTTTTCTGTGGTCATTGCCTATTGTTGAGAGAGACAAAGCCTGAGGATTTTGTCAATCCAGATTGGTTCTGTCCAGAGGGTGATACGCTGACAGTGAAACACTATTCTGGAGTGCTGAAGTTAGTTTGTGAAAAGAATGAGGAGCAAAATGTACCATCAGCTCTCATGAGACCTT GTCATGAGCTCAATGAAGAAAAAAGACGCATTATAAAGGAATATCTGGCCAATGTGACACCAGCAG ccACAGCGCATCCTGTACCTTCTGTTTCGCGGCTAGCTACAGAACGGCATACAATTCCTGTTCAACCGcaacaacaagatgatgaatcAAGTGACAGCGAGCTCTCTGACACGCTGGAGATATTAGACCATGCTTCCGATGAACTGACAGTTAAAATCTGTGACAAATCTTCTGTCAAAGATCTCTTTCACTCGGATGAG GTTTACAGAATGAGCACCATGAGAGGACGTTGCCTTCTTATTAACAACATTACCTTCACATATCCTGATGGAACTTCAGATACCAGGGAAGGTTCTGCTTTGGATGGTCAGAGAATCTTGTTTCTGTTTCATCAACTCGGATTTTTTTGCTTTAGTGAGGAAAATCTCTCTGGTCAG CACATGTTGGAAGTTATCAGAAATGAGACAGGGAGACAGGCGGATGAAAACTATGGGATGTTTGTTTTGGTCATCATGAGTCATGGTTCTGAGACAGGCATATCTGGAACTGATGGAACAATGGTACAGAGAACAGACATTAATAATGCCTTATCAGCTCAGAATTTTCCAGTAATGGCCAGGAAACCAAAACTTGTTATTATTCAGGCATGCCTCGGAG GATTACAAGACAGAGTGATTCCAGACCCACAACCTGCCACTTCATCAGCCCATTCAGGTTCTTATCTGGCATCAGTGTCTGGTTTGCCTACAAATGAGGTTCCTTTTTGCTCAGCCACGACTCTACCAACACCTTCAAGGTCAATCACATCTTCAGTTCGGATGCACCCACTGAGGTCTCATGCAGTCTTAGACACTGATGACCTGCTAATATGGGAAGCCAGTTTTCGTG GTCATATGGCATATAGACATCATCGATATGGTTCCTGGTTTATTACTGCTGTTGTTGAGTCTCTTTCCAAACATGCCTGCCATCGAGACCTCAAGACTCTGTTTGAGAGACAG ATTAGGAAGAAAGTGAGAAAGCGAAGCATACAACATGGAGAAGGTCAACAACCAGATATGAGCTGCACTCTTCAAAAGGATCTCTTCTTGTTCCCTGGATACAATCCACCTGACTCTGAATAA
- the LOC137398578 gene encoding malignant fibrous histiocytoma-amplified sequence 1 homolog isoform X2, translating to MQNLQTLNISGNQNLTKIDEKILSLEHLTDLNCDRCFNLVSPPYGVCQQNLSAITSFFKDLASEQEVELTIVPVLVVGHSMSGKTSLTRSLQSKSRELTNRSETNMLDEATKVFQIEGVQLDNSYAKMIDHGGHEVYHITYRYILKERNIPLIVVNLNTFKSLAEKEGEKAAAKELCWQWLSHIYLACPSLVESPLLVLTHSDKVSDSELQSYKECLFTYSKQLRDEMLEVEQLPSRAKKQVLHEIKFLSNKGSDIFSEQNTFVFGKDTHEIEALRKTLDERCTKHKVSLPQKWYEMCDFVENSLEKPVVELSEIHARYHGERSLHILRYLHNIGDVLWFQSVESLKSYIFRDIPAVTEMFSILFHHQSDRLWKERAQNFHEFDFKGRPISYALYQQFVKNFTRNGILDEALLNNLLKSESKFQPKIAIELLKIFWIVQGPIILNAEKKINGYAIPYFAKESIGETWKKEKRIQLRLIIEMRGLPLPKYGFQLMTVAVLNKLSNDINTQKVMANGAIVNHNGLKLHLVHDVRRQKATLQVASDEVDFGGLWEQLGEATRSILKLLSTVWPASQPDIRVFCGHCLLLRETKPEDFVNPDWFCPEGDTLTVKHYSGVLKLVCEKNEEQNVPSALMRPCHELNEEKRRIIKEYLANVTPAATAHPVPSVSRLATERHTIPVQPQQQDDESSDSELSDTLEILDHASDELTVKICDKSSVKDLFHSDEVYRMSTMRGRCLLINNITFTYPDGTSDTREGSALDGQRILFLFHQLGFFCFSEENLSGQHMLEVIRNETGRQADENYGMFVLVIMSHGSETGISGTDGTMVQRTDINNALSAQNFPVMARKPKLVIIQACLGGLQDRVIPDPQPATSSAHSGSYLASVSGLPTNEVPFCSATTLPTPSRSITSSVRMHPLRSHAVLDTDDLLIWEASFRD from the exons ATGCAGAACTTGCAAACACTAAACATCTCTGGCAACCAAAACTTGACCAAGATTGATGAAAAGATTTTAAGTCTCGAACATCTCACCGATCTGAATTGTGATCGCTGCTTTAATCTAGTTTCTCCTCCTTATGGTGTTTGTCAGCAAAATTTATCAGCAATTACATCATTTTTTAAAGACCTTGCATCAGAACAAGAGGTTGAACTAACAATTGTTCCAGTTTTGGTAGTTGGCCACTCGATGTCAGGGAAAACAAGCCTGACTAGATCTCTGCAGTCAAAAAGTCGTGAACTCACAAACCGCTCCGAGACCAACATGCTAGATGAAGCAACAAAAGTATTTCAAATAGAAGGAGTACAGCTAGACAATTCCTACGCCAAAATGATTGACCACGGAGGACATGAAGTATATCATATTACCTATCGGTACATTCTAAAGGAACGCAATATTCCATTGATCGTGGTTAATTTGAATACATTTAAATCTTTGGCTGAAAAAGAGGGAGAAAAAGCAGCAGCCAAAGAACTTTGCTGGCAGTGGTTGTCTCACATCTATCTTGCATGTCCCTCGTTAGTAGAGTCTCCACTTTTAGTTCTCACTCACTCTGATAAAGTTTCAGATTCAGAGCTACAGAGTTACAAAGAGTGTCTGTTCACTTATTCTAAGCAACTCCGAGATGAAATGTTGGAGGTTGAGCAGCTACCAAGTAGAGCAAAGAAGCAGGTTCTTCatgaaatcaaatttttgtCAAACAAGGGCTCTGACATATTCAGTGAGCAGAATACATTTGTGTTTGGCAAAGACACACATGAAATAGAAGCTCTTAGAAAAACTCTGGATGAGCGCTGCACGAAACACAAGGTTTCTTTACCGCAGAAATGGTATGAAATGTGCGACTTTGTTGAAAATAGTTTGGAAAAACCTGTTGTTGAACTGTCAGAAATTCATGCTAGATATCATGGAGAGAGGTCATTGCATATTTTGCGCTATTTGCATAACATAGGAGATGTTCTGTGGTTTCAGTCAGTAGAGTCTTTAAAAAGTTACATATTCCGTGACATCCCAGCAGTGACTGAAATGTTTTCAATTCTCTTTCATCACCAGTCAGACCGTCTTTGGAAAGAAAGAGCTCAGAATTTTCATGAATTTGATTTTAAAGGGAGACCTATCAGTTATGCTTTGTAtcaacagtttgtcaaaaacttcACTCGAAATGGCATCCTTGATGAGGCACTATTAAACAATCTCCTCAAAAGTGAATCAAAGTTTCAACCTAAAATTGCCATTGagctgttaaaaatattttggattGTACAAGGTCCCATTATATTGAATGCTGAAAAGAAGATAAACGGATATGCAATACCATACTTTGCAAAGGAAAGCATAGGAGAGACatggaaaaaagagaaaaggatTCAGTTACGGCTCATTATCGAAATGAGAGGACTTCCACTTCCCAAATATGGGTTTCAATTGATGACAGTAGCTGTACTAAATAAACTCTCAAATGACATAAACACTCAGAAAGTCATGGCGAATGGAGCAATAGTAAACCATAATGGGTTGAAACTACATTTAGTTCATGATGTCCGTCGGCAAAAAGCTACCTTGCAAGTTGCCTCTGATGAAGTTGATTTTGGAGGTCTTTGGGAACAACTTGGAGAAGCAACTAGAAGCATCTTGAAACTTCTTTCAACTGTTTGGCCTGCAAGTCAACCAGATATTCGCGTTTTCTGTGGTCATTGCCTATTGTTGAGAGAGACAAAGCCTGAGGATTTTGTCAATCCAGATTGGTTCTGTCCAGAGGGTGATACGCTGACAGTGAAACACTATTCTGGAGTGCTGAAGTTAGTTTGTGAAAAGAATGAGGAGCAAAATGTACCATCAGCTCTCATGAGACCTT GTCATGAGCTCAATGAAGAAAAAAGACGCATTATAAAGGAATATCTGGCCAATGTGACACCAGCAG ccACAGCGCATCCTGTACCTTCTGTTTCGCGGCTAGCTACAGAACGGCATACAATTCCTGTTCAACCGcaacaacaagatgatgaatcAAGTGACAGCGAGCTCTCTGACACGCTGGAGATATTAGACCATGCTTCCGATGAACTGACAGTTAAAATCTGTGACAAATCTTCTGTCAAAGATCTCTTTCACTCGGATGAG GTTTACAGAATGAGCACCATGAGAGGACGTTGCCTTCTTATTAACAACATTACCTTCACATATCCTGATGGAACTTCAGATACCAGGGAAGGTTCTGCTTTGGATGGTCAGAGAATCTTGTTTCTGTTTCATCAACTCGGATTTTTTTGCTTTAGTGAGGAAAATCTCTCTGGTCAG CACATGTTGGAAGTTATCAGAAATGAGACAGGGAGACAGGCGGATGAAAACTATGGGATGTTTGTTTTGGTCATCATGAGTCATGGTTCTGAGACAGGCATATCTGGAACTGATGGAACAATGGTACAGAGAACAGACATTAATAATGCCTTATCAGCTCAGAATTTTCCAGTAATGGCCAGGAAACCAAAACTTGTTATTATTCAGGCATGCCTCGGAG GATTACAAGACAGAGTGATTCCAGACCCACAACCTGCCACTTCATCAGCCCATTCAGGTTCTTATCTGGCATCAGTGTCTGGTTTGCCTACAAATGAGGTTCCTTTTTGCTCAGCCACGACTCTACCAACACCTTCAAGGTCAATCACATCTTCAGTTCGGATGCACCCACTGAGGTCTCATGCAGTCTTAGACACTGATGACCTGCTAATATGGGAAGCCAGTTTTCGTG ATTAG